The Gloeobacter morelensis MG652769 genome contains the following window.
CAACTGCAAGCAGTAGCGCGCGTCGAGGGCACGGAAGATGGCCTGCTTGTCCGGAAAAAACTGGTAGAGCGAACCGATCGAAGTCTTGGCGCGCGCGGCAATTGCATTGGTCGTCGCCGCCTCATAACCCACCTCGGCAAAAATCTCGGCCGCCGCGTCGAGAATGCTGTCGACGCGCTGCCGGCCGCGCTCCTGCTGGGGCGCGCGGCGCATCGAAACGGCTTTGGCTGGCGTGCTGGTCATGCCATCAGGTTAACAAGCTTGACAGATACGAGCAATAAGTCATATTCTCTGCGTCAGACCAGGCTTGAAGCTTTAAACCTGCAGCTTTCTCCCACATGTACTGGCCCTGGCGCGTGGATTCACTGAAGAGGCTATGGAGCCAGGCGGGTGAGCAGCTTCATGGCCAAGCGGCCTAGAAGAATCAACACCGGCGCGCCAATGAGAACAATAGACGTACCAACAGGGTCAATACTGAAACCGTAAAGTAAAGCCAGGAAGCCGACAATCAGATGAATGACGGTGACAGGTTTACGCCATTTGCGACCATCGTTACGATTGACGAGGCAGTCGTCGAGACCGGCTATTGAAGCAGCCAAGAGAGCCTTTGTAAGCAGTTCCGGAGAAATAAGCTCTGGCACAGCCATGGTCGCTCCTCTAATCTTTGTTCGGTGGTGGAGGCGACATGGGTCCGAATTCTTCGTAGGGAGAGGTACCAGGCTGCACCCCGTTCGGTTTCGTCCAGGCTGGCGGAGTGCCGTGCTCTGCGCAGTAATCTCGGGCTTCTTCTTCGCGTTCAGCTTTGAGGCGTTGCTCCTCGGCCAGCATCCCGCCGATGGTTGCTCCACCAAGGCCGCCCATCCATTTCCCAGCTTGGGCACCTACCGGTCCTGCGAAGGCACCGCCGACCACTGTACCCAGAGCCTGACCAATAGTCCCGCCTACTGTCGCTCCCACTCCATCAATGACCAGCTGTTCAAGAATTTCTTGGTCTTCTTCATCCCGTTTATCTTTGGCGGAATGCGGTTCGGCCTGTTCTTGCCAATACAGATCCCGGCATTCTTGCTCGCTGGGATAGTCGTAGTACACAGCCGGTGGGTCGTATGAGGGACCGGAATCTCCCGGCACATGGTAGCCGCCTCGCCGGGGATCCCACCGCTCCTCCTCATTGCGGCCATCGGCAATCAGATCTGTGTCTGTCCAGCCAGGCCTGGCTTCGGTGTGTTCTTGAAGGAGATCAGGCCAAACTTCAAAGCTCTCGCAGGTTGCCTCGGAGACAATATTTGCCTGCCAATCTGGCTCCTGCTCATGGGTCCCGGCCAGAGCCGATGACTTGTTCGTCAACCACGGATCCATTGCGTACAGAGCCCCGCCTGCGAGGATGTCGAGCGGTTCATCTTCCAACCACGGCTCCATAAACAAAATTGTCATTGTGTATAGATAGCAGCATAGCATGCAGCCAAAAACCGGGAGAAATGTCCCTCAAAGAAAGCATCCGCGACAGAGATAGAGGGCGACTGATTCTTCAAGATACAACCACAAGCTTGACAGATACGAGCAATAGCTCATATTCTAATGCGTCAGGCCGAGGTTTGAGGGCTGCAAGACCGAAACGCGTCTCCACGGTACTTTGTAGCAATTTCAGCGTAGCGGTAGTAGGTAGAGGCTGCGATTGGTTTGTTAATCGTCCGTAGGGATCTGCAGCGCTTTGGGCAATGTTGTCCAGTTGTTCAAGACAATGTTCAAGATCAATTATGAGTTCCGGGATTTCGCCGTAGCGCTGGAGCAGGTTGAATTCGAGAGCTTTAGCAGAGTCAACAATAGCAATCAACCGCTGCAACAGGCCAAAGATCTCGTCTTCTTCCGGTTATCTCGCCATCAGCTCCGTTCACTGCTCCCGTTTGAGCTTGGCTTCTATGCGGCCGATCTCCAGCAGATCCCGGGGAGTGAGGTGGCTGGTGCGCAGTTCATCCCCCACCATCTCCAGGACCAATCGTCCCTGGAACCAGACTTTGAGGTGCTCCTGCCATTTCTCGACGCGGTAGGGCTTTCCTGCATAGATGCGGCGAGCCTCGGCATTCGGCTGCAATGCCTCTTTATCCAGCAGCCGTTCGATAATCTCCACAAAGCCTCGCGTTTTTAAGCCGCACAGCCGGCGCCCGGCATCGGGCCTATCGGTAGATTCTTCCATCGCTTCTGGGTAACTCTTTTTCTATTGTGGCGGTCTTTCACCGCTGTCCGATCACCAATGCGACACCACCTAGGGAGACGAGCACTCCCAAGACGGCCCGGTAACCGATTTTCTCCCCCATCCAGGCGGCAAAAGGCAGGACGAACAGCGGGCTGGTGGCGCAAAGCGTCTGGGCGATCCCTGCGGCTGTATATTTCAGGGCCGTCTGCTGCAGCCAGATGCCCAAGAAAGTGGCGGCGAACGCGGCAAAACCGATCGCTGCGAGCAATTTTCCGAGCGACCACCCGTCTTCGGCAGGCGGTTGCACAAACCAGCCACCCAGAGGTTGCCGTTTCAAGCCCACCCAGACCAGCACGACGGCAAGCCCCCCACCCAGGCGCAACAGCGTGCTCCAGGCCGGGGTGATCTCTGTTTGCACCAGTGCCTGGCGGGTCAGAACCGCCCCGGCCGCCTGGCCTAAAGCCCCCAACAAACCGCAGATGACCCCCCAGCGTTGGAAAACAACTGCACTGGGTTCGCTAAGCGGCAATCGGATGCCCGTGCGTTCGCCAATCACCCAGGCCACCCCGAGCACAGTAAGCACCACGCCGCCCCAGGCCCAAAAGCCCAGTGCTTCTCCTAGAAAAACCAGCGCCAAGAGCGCCGCGAAAGGCGGATCGAGGGTGCGCAAAATGAGCGCCCGTCTTGCTCCCAATTGCTTCAGAGCTTCGAGAAAGAACGTAT
Protein-coding sequences here:
- a CDS encoding DMT family transporter, producing the protein MDGALALRGELAALAAAFLWAVGSVIWSLVGRRIVPLELNLIKIAIAMVLLVPTLWLGGVGLAGDRPEAVGLLLASGVVGIGLADTFFLEALKQLGARRALILRTLDPPFAALLALVFLGEALGFWAWGGVVLTVLGVAWVIGERTGIRLPLSEPSAVVFQRWGVICGLLGALGQAAGAVLTRQALVQTEITPAWSTLLRLGGGLAVVLVWVGLKRQPLGGWFVQPPAEDGWSLGKLLAAIGFAAFAATFLGIWLQQTALKYTAAGIAQTLCATSPLFVLPFAAWMGEKIGYRAVLGVLVSLGGVALVIGQR